Proteins encoded in a region of the bacterium genome:
- a CDS encoding carbohydrate binding family 9 domain-containing protein: protein MLLTLWIIADVGAEEKVLHLKTAHTPVVVDGAIDPVWSTADSTHTFFQLEPYYGRPPSHYTVAKLLTDRNSLYCLILCRDEREHIQHNTGKQDEFSGDMVSLMLDTFGDRRSAYKFAVYAGGNRGDCRLLDDGRDRDYSWDGVWFSASRVYDWGWVAEMEIPYRSIQYDETLNAWGLDFDRWTSKDREDIYWNRYEQNEGQRISKFGRMVFTDYHPSVKGINLELYPVALNKAELEPGGKWQTTPTAGIDIFYNPSQRLTFQLTANPDFAQIEADPYEFNISRYETYYEEKRPFFTEGNEVFMPSGRQQRVGFYQPLELFYSRRIGRKLADGKEVPLLVGSKAFGRYNDWEYGGFLAATGEKEYGHNDEIVTEPQALFSSARLKKQIMGNSSIGLLYVGRNDAHSQNGVVDIDGAFRASDWQLAYQIARSYKNDQGDYAGSMGLWIPKEKYIGGLRLRFVGEAFDVQQVGYVPWQGTAHLAVFGGPRWFYQTGTVQEMHVYSGALFNYEKIDRYTDYMAALGYNINFRKNWGFEISALKGRSRDNGVGYQSHEVDLASWYHISPNWEGELNGGYARSYNFARSYLASYGWMEAEISWLPAKVLNLGASAAFIIEGNPRGKVEEMTVNTRPYVSWTPINNLNLRLYVDNLSLRSTGHVEHLIAGFLFSYNFRPKSWIYFALNELQDRSEEFDASGRLLPRRMHMIDRVNVIKLKYLFYF from the coding sequence ATGCTGTTGACCCTGTGGATTATAGCCGACGTCGGTGCAGAAGAGAAAGTGCTGCATCTGAAAACAGCGCACACGCCTGTCGTGGTCGACGGGGCGATCGATCCTGTCTGGAGCACAGCAGACTCTACCCACACGTTCTTTCAACTGGAGCCCTACTACGGCCGGCCTCCATCGCATTACACCGTAGCCAAGCTGCTCACCGACCGCAACAGCCTGTACTGCCTCATCCTCTGCCGCGACGAGCGCGAACACATTCAACACAACACTGGTAAACAGGACGAATTCAGCGGCGACATGGTCTCACTGATGCTCGACACCTTTGGCGATCGCCGCAGCGCCTACAAGTTCGCCGTCTATGCCGGCGGCAACCGCGGCGACTGCCGCCTGCTGGACGATGGCCGCGACCGGGATTACAGTTGGGACGGGGTCTGGTTTTCCGCCAGCCGGGTGTATGACTGGGGCTGGGTGGCGGAGATGGAGATCCCCTATCGTTCCATCCAGTACGATGAAACGCTGAACGCCTGGGGCTTGGATTTTGACCGCTGGACCTCCAAAGATCGTGAGGACATCTACTGGAACCGCTACGAGCAAAACGAAGGCCAACGCATTTCCAAATTCGGCCGCATGGTGTTTACGGATTATCATCCCTCGGTCAAGGGCATCAACCTGGAGCTGTATCCGGTGGCACTGAACAAAGCGGAACTGGAACCCGGGGGAAAGTGGCAGACCACCCCCACCGCCGGCATCGATATCTTTTACAATCCCTCGCAGCGGCTCACCTTTCAGCTGACCGCCAATCCCGATTTCGCCCAGATCGAGGCCGATCCCTACGAGTTCAACATCTCCCGCTATGAAACCTATTATGAGGAAAAACGTCCTTTTTTCACCGAGGGCAATGAGGTCTTTATGCCATCCGGCCGCCAACAGAGAGTCGGCTTTTATCAACCGCTGGAACTCTTTTACTCGCGCCGCATCGGTCGCAAGCTGGCGGACGGCAAAGAGGTGCCGCTGTTGGTGGGCAGCAAAGCCTTTGGTCGTTACAACGACTGGGAGTACGGTGGATTTCTCGCCGCCACAGGAGAGAAGGAATATGGCCATAACGATGAAATCGTCACCGAGCCCCAGGCCCTGTTCAGTTCCGCTCGCTTGAAGAAGCAGATCATGGGCAACTCTTCCATCGGACTGTTGTATGTGGGCAGGAATGATGCCCATAGCCAAAACGGCGTGGTCGATATCGACGGCGCCTTTCGGGCTTCGGACTGGCAGCTCGCCTACCAGATCGCCCGATCCTACAAAAACGATCAGGGCGATTATGCCGGTTCCATGGGGTTGTGGATTCCAAAAGAAAAATACATCGGCGGATTGCGTTTGCGCTTTGTGGGCGAAGCCTTCGATGTCCAGCAAGTGGGCTATGTCCCCTGGCAGGGAACCGCCCACCTGGCTGTATTTGGCGGACCACGTTGGTTTTATCAGACCGGTACGGTGCAAGAGATGCATGTGTACTCGGGCGCGCTGTTCAACTATGAAAAGATCGACCGGTACACCGATTACATGGCCGCCCTGGGCTATAACATCAATTTTCGCAAAAATTGGGGGTTCGAGATTTCAGCCTTAAAAGGCAGGTCCCGGGACAACGGCGTCGGATACCAGTCCCATGAGGTGGATCTTGCTTCCTGGTACCACATCTCGCCGAACTGGGAGGGAGAGCTCAACGGCGGTTATGCCCGTTCCTATAATTTCGCCCGTTCGTACCTGGCCTCTTATGGCTGGATGGAAGCGGAGATCAGCTGGTTACCTGCCAAGGTGCTGAATCTCGGCGCCTCCGCGGCATTCATCATTGAGGGCAATCCCCGGGGGAAGGTGGAAGAAATGACCGTCAACACCCGGCCCTATGTCTCCTGGACGCCCATTAACAACCTGAATCTTCGTCTCTATGTCGACAATCTCTCTCTGCGCTCCACCGGCCATGTGGAGCATCTGATCGCAGGTTTTCTCTTCTCCTATAATTTCCGCCCCAAAAGCTGGATCTATTTCGCCCTTAATGAACTGCAGGATCGCAGCGAAGAATTCGACGCCTCCGGACGGCTGCTGCCCCGGCGAATGCACATGATCGACCGAGTCAACGTGATCAAGTTGAAATATTTGTTTTACTTTTAA